Proteins encoded by one window of Candidatus Odinarchaeum yellowstonii:
- a CDS encoding tRNA (guanine(10)-N(2))-dimethyltransferase → MPVESIVFKEGKTYFKIFPPEKKDKGFVPKNLKVFYNPRMVANRDLSIMVCASLKRKLGRRIAALEPLSGCGVRGVRLGNELEDFFQIILLNDINPLAFKLIKENIEMNCLRGVAYAFNEDANFIMNLFSQADWRLDYIDVDPFGSPIPYASAAVGAAKFNSSIIAFTATDMSVLCGVYPAKIFSKYGALAARTEYSHETALRILLYRLSLAAGAHELTVKPLISYYMDHYLRVYLSVVKTSSSMINQVGYIGQCMKCLYRSTVMNIEQAVLNCPLCGSKLVFSGPMWVDKICDEEFIKNVLTVRGLEYLPSFRRLTNILNTLILENNMPPFYYDIHVLCDLMQLKVPKIDALIDKISINGFKAGRTHFSTKSVKTDAPVDVLKQILRSLSSEC, encoded by the coding sequence ATGCCAGTGGAATCTATAGTCTTTAAAGAGGGAAAAACATATTTTAAAATTTTTCCCCCTGAAAAAAAGGATAAAGGCTTTGTTCCCAAAAATCTTAAAGTGTTTTACAACCCACGTATGGTCGCTAACAGGGATTTAAGCATAATGGTTTGCGCGTCTCTTAAACGTAAGCTCGGCCGGAGGATCGCTGCGCTCGAACCTTTAAGCGGCTGCGGTGTTAGAGGAGTTAGGTTAGGTAACGAGTTAGAAGACTTTTTTCAAATTATTCTTTTAAACGATATTAACCCGCTTGCGTTTAAGCTTATCAAAGAGAATATTGAAATGAATTGTTTAAGAGGTGTAGCTTACGCTTTCAACGAGGATGCTAACTTTATAATGAATTTATTCAGTCAAGCTGATTGGCGCCTAGACTATATTGATGTAGATCCTTTCGGTTCACCTATCCCTTACGCTAGTGCGGCTGTAGGCGCCGCTAAATTTAACTCTTCTATTATAGCATTCACAGCTACAGATATGTCTGTTTTATGTGGGGTTTACCCTGCTAAAATTTTTTCAAAATATGGGGCGCTCGCTGCGAGAACTGAGTACTCCCATGAAACAGCGTTGAGAATACTGCTATACAGGTTAAGTCTAGCAGCTGGAGCGCACGAGTTAACTGTTAAACCCCTCATCTCATATTATATGGATCACTACTTGAGAGTTTATCTTTCAGTGGTTAAAACATCTTCCAGCATGATTAATCAAGTGGGATATATTGGGCAATGCATGAAATGTTTATACAGGTCCACTGTAATGAATATTGAGCAAGCTGTTTTGAACTGTCCTTTATGCGGATCTAAACTTGTTTTCTCAGGTCCTATGTGGGTTGATAAAATATGCGATGAAGAGTTTATTAAAAATGTTTTAACTGTTCGAGGCTTAGAGTATCTCCCTAGTTTCAGGCGGTTAACGAATATTTTAAACACTTTGATCTTGGAGAATAATATGCCACCGTTTTATTACGATATACATGTTTTATGTGATTTAATGCAGCTTAAAGTTCCTAAAATAGATGCTTTAATCGATAAAATCTCCATTAATGGGTTTAAAGCGGGTAGAACTCATTTCTCTACTAAAAGTGTTAAAACAGACGCGCCTGTGGATGTGTTAAAACAAATTTTACGTTCTCTCTCCTCTGAATGCTAA
- a CDS encoding RlmE family RNA methyltransferase: MTRRWLKERRSDHYYKLAKKENLRSRAAFKLKQLNEKYKIIKRGYRVLDIGSAPGGWLLSIKEIVGDKGVIVGVDIQPISEIEGVHFILGDITDSGVIEKITKVSSEFDTVTSDCSPNVSGNWELDHARQLYLSEKSLETAIKVLVKGGSFIVKVFQGELFREFIDKMRKYFSKVIITKPEASRRESSEVYVIGLAFRGERT; this comes from the coding sequence ATGACTAGAAGATGGCTTAAAGAAAGAAGAAGCGACCACTATTATAAACTTGCTAAAAAAGAGAATTTAAGATCGAGAGCAGCTTTTAAATTAAAACAGTTAAATGAGAAGTATAAGATTATAAAAAGAGGTTACCGTGTTTTAGACATAGGCTCCGCTCCGGGAGGCTGGCTGCTTTCGATAAAAGAGATCGTAGGCGATAAAGGAGTAATCGTAGGAGTTGACATACAACCTATCAGTGAAATTGAAGGCGTTCATTTTATTCTAGGAGACATTACAGACAGCGGGGTTATAGAAAAGATTACTAAAGTATCTAGTGAATTTGACACTGTAACCTCTGATTGCAGCCCTAATGTGAGTGGTAACTGGGAGCTAGACCATGCCAGGCAACTCTACCTATCTGAGAAATCGCTAGAAACCGCGATAAAAGTTTTAGTTAAAGGCGGTTCTTTTATTGTAAAAGTGTTTCAAGGAGAGTTATTTAGAGAATTCATAGATAAAATGCGCAAATATTTTTCTAAAGTGATTATAACTAAGCCTGAGGCTTCAAGACGGGAGAGTTCAGAGGTTTATGTTATAGGGTTAGCATTCAGAGGAGAGAGAACGTAA
- the hypD gene encoding hydrogenase formation protein HypD produces the protein MFKFKDPQLANRIIDELRKMNLNIRLMHACGTHQDTLIKSGLNSVFEKLGVEIRQGPGCPICVTPANEIEEAITLAEHGLTLTVFGDAMRVTGFSKSLYDARAEGCDVRIVYSIGDAVKIAEENPGKNVVFLAIGFETTAPATASTLIHGVPENFYILSSHRYFPPALDTLLSLGEIRLDGLIQPGHVSVITGLSPYYALLKKYNIPQVIAGFEPLDMLLAVYSLSKQIIACSPKVENEYTRAVTDEGNLLAKEYMTKVFEPYDVVWRGFPVIKSSGMRLRKAFKDKDARIVFADFLKDVDTQHYEEPKGCRCNEILRGLVDSFDCPLFGNKCTPEHPVGPCMVSVEGNCNINYRYTGGKKLKI, from the coding sequence ATGTTCAAGTTTAAAGATCCCCAGCTCGCTAACCGAATAATCGATGAACTTAGAAAAATGAATTTAAACATTCGTTTAATGCATGCTTGTGGTACACACCAAGACACGCTTATTAAATCCGGGTTGAATAGTGTTTTCGAGAAATTAGGGGTGGAAATAAGGCAGGGACCAGGCTGCCCGATATGTGTAACTCCTGCTAACGAAATAGAAGAAGCGATTACGTTAGCTGAACACGGTTTAACCCTCACAGTCTTCGGGGATGCTATGCGAGTTACCGGTTTCTCTAAGTCTCTTTACGATGCTAGAGCTGAAGGGTGTGATGTTCGCATCGTATATAGTATAGGTGACGCTGTTAAAATAGCTGAAGAAAACCCCGGTAAAAACGTTGTTTTTCTAGCGATAGGGTTTGAGACTACAGCACCAGCAACGGCGTCAACGCTTATACACGGTGTGCCTGAAAACTTTTATATTCTCTCCTCTCATAGATATTTCCCGCCTGCTTTAGATACTCTGCTATCTCTCGGTGAAATTAGATTAGACGGTTTGATTCAGCCAGGTCATGTAAGTGTGATAACCGGTTTATCCCCTTACTATGCACTGCTTAAAAAATATAATATTCCTCAAGTTATCGCCGGGTTTGAGCCTTTAGATATGCTTTTAGCCGTTTACTCTTTAAGTAAGCAGATTATAGCATGTTCTCCTAAAGTTGAAAACGAGTATACTAGAGCTGTCACCGATGAGGGGAATCTTTTAGCGAAAGAATATATGACCAAGGTTTTCGAACCTTACGACGTGGTGTGGCGTGGTTTCCCCGTAATTAAATCATCTGGTATGCGTTTGAGAAAGGCTTTCAAAGATAAAGATGCTAGAATAGTATTCGCTGATTTCTTAAAAGACGTGGACACTCAACACTATGAGGAGCCGAAAGGCTGTAGATGTAATGAAATTCTAAGGGGATTGGTTGACTCCTTCGACTGTCCTCTTTTCGGTAATAAATGCACACCAGAGCACCCGGTGGGGCCTTGCATGGTTTCCGTTGAAGGTAACTGTAATATTAATTACAGATATACTGGAGGTAAAAAGCTTAAAATTTAG
- a CDS encoding HypC/HybG/HupF family hydrogenase formation chaperone — MCLAIPGRILEINGNIAKTDFGEGIVRNVNVSLVKARVGDYIIVHAGFAIQVLNENEAKKTIKMFKDLLKISA, encoded by the coding sequence ATGTGTCTTGCTATACCGGGTAGAATTCTTGAAATAAATGGTAATATCGCTAAAACCGATTTCGGTGAAGGAATAGTTAGAAACGTGAATGTTTCCTTAGTTAAAGCTAGGGTAGGGGATTACATAATAGTTCACGCAGGTTTCGCCATACAAGTTTTAAATGAAAACGAAGCTAAGAAAACTATTAAAATGTTTAAAGATTTGTTAAAGATATCAGCTTAA
- a CDS encoding Nif3-like dinuclear metal center hexameric protein has protein sequence MVSLSEFIEFLERVAPPQLALPDDSIGLQIGDSRRSEWDKKNLRCVVVALEPSIQAVQYAVDVKAQLIITHHPLFYKNLKDLTGGLLQKVRALLSNYISLYVVHTNWDFAENGVNDTLIDLMGLVKTGVNSIEWKPSGKYLTRFCTPPSGLMSLKFLLEVLSLKLKPQQLIYVGDLDGEVKNIIVSCGDGADTLLLKAACNMGVDTYITGEASYHSMIYAKENNLKLVVAGHYETENPGMKRLSQILQIEFPELKILFFDVQPAFYAY, from the coding sequence ATGGTGTCATTATCCGAATTCATAGAGTTTCTTGAGAGAGTGGCGCCGCCTCAATTAGCTCTACCAGACGACTCAATAGGTTTGCAGATAGGGGATTCGAGGAGAAGTGAGTGGGATAAGAAAAATCTAAGATGCGTAGTCGTCGCACTAGAACCCTCTATACAAGCTGTTCAGTACGCTGTAGATGTGAAAGCTCAGCTAATAATAACGCATCACCCTTTATTTTATAAGAATTTAAAAGATCTTACAGGCGGATTACTTCAGAAAGTCAGAGCGCTATTATCAAATTACATCTCCCTATATGTTGTTCACACAAACTGGGATTTCGCTGAGAATGGTGTAAACGACACTTTAATCGATTTAATGGGTTTAGTTAAAACCGGGGTTAATTCTATTGAATGGAAGCCAAGCGGGAAATATTTAACTAGGTTTTGTACGCCTCCAAGCGGTTTAATGTCATTGAAGTTTTTGCTAGAGGTGTTAAGTTTAAAACTGAAACCTCAGCAATTAATTTATGTCGGTGACTTGGACGGCGAGGTTAAAAATATTATTGTAAGCTGCGGTGATGGTGCGGATACACTTTTACTAAAAGCAGCGTGTAATATGGGAGTTGACACTTATATAACAGGGGAAGCATCCTACCACTCAATGATTTACGCGAAAGAAAATAATTTAAAGCTTGTCGTCGCCGGGCATTATGAAACAGAGAATCCTGGTATGAAACGTTTATCTCAAATACTTCAAATCGAATTCCCTGAATTAAAAATTTTATTTTTCGATGTTCAGCCAGCGTTCTACGCCTATTGA
- the hypF gene encoding carbamoyltransferase HypF — translation MDLKITVSGTVQGVGFRPFVYRLAKTCNLNGYVKNLGNGSVEIYITGLEKNIEKFIRMLKTEKPPLSEINEITVEKPTSIGVYTDFHILPSSEDYKKGVSIIPPDISICGECLKELFSEKDRRKRYFFITCTNCGPRFTIIQSLPYDRARTSMRDFPMCDKCYQEYNDPLNRRYHAQTIACHDCGPKIYLTDRAGREVECTDPIKEAVKLIEEGFIIGVKGNGGFHFATSTLNSEPIIKLRQRKNRPSKPFAVMAPNVEKIKSFAEVSEYEQTLLESYIRPIILLNKREDFNLSEEIAPGLHNIGVMLPYTGLHYLLFEKYKEPAMIMTSANPQDEPIAIDNETAISKLSGYVDYFLLHNRVIVQRADDSVVRFHDDTPLLLRRSRGYVPQPIKLPWLKEYAPVVLGCGGEENVTFCIIKEGGAYLSQYIGKTQKYETFNFYKSSVSHFKKLLHIDFQALACDLHMGFNTTLYAQRLSEELNIPIVKIQHHKAHLAALMGENDLKRILGVIIDGFGLGENGEAWGGEFLIFEGDGFKRLGHIEEYPLLGGDAATRYPLRIAMGLLHDEEGYDKWIKERSGAFPYGLKEIQIIHKMLESNKLIKTTSAGRFLDCISAIIGLCYYRSYDGEPAIKLESAGYKGKPVLDLPPILEGNKLKIREFVKEVFKNREKYRKSDLAYSAMNYLGKGLAELAIRLCHKQNTKYIGLSGGVAYNEIITSIIKKTVEKEGFNLITHKFTPPGDGGLSFGQAVAYLLLKERGVLKIDVNSG, via the coding sequence TTGGATCTTAAAATCACTGTTTCAGGGACAGTGCAGGGAGTTGGGTTCAGACCATTCGTGTATAGGTTAGCTAAAACCTGTAATCTAAACGGTTATGTTAAAAATCTCGGTAACGGAAGCGTGGAAATCTACATCACAGGGTTAGAAAAAAACATTGAAAAGTTTATTAGAATGCTGAAAACTGAAAAACCTCCTCTAAGCGAGATAAATGAAATAACCGTTGAGAAACCTACTAGTATAGGTGTTTACACAGATTTTCACATACTACCAAGTTCAGAAGATTATAAGAAAGGTGTATCAATAATTCCTCCAGATATATCGATATGCGGAGAATGCTTGAAAGAGTTATTCAGCGAAAAAGATAGAAGAAAACGTTATTTTTTCATCACATGCACTAACTGCGGGCCTAGATTCACCATAATTCAATCACTTCCATATGATAGAGCTAGAACATCTATGCGAGATTTTCCGATGTGCGATAAATGTTATCAAGAGTATAATGATCCGTTGAATAGAAGATATCATGCGCAAACAATAGCGTGTCATGACTGCGGGCCTAAAATCTATTTAACAGATAGAGCGGGGCGCGAAGTTGAATGCACGGATCCTATAAAAGAAGCTGTTAAACTAATTGAGGAAGGTTTTATAATAGGGGTTAAAGGTAACGGAGGCTTCCACTTCGCAACTTCAACGCTTAATTCTGAGCCTATAATAAAACTGAGACAGAGAAAAAATAGGCCCAGTAAACCTTTCGCAGTAATGGCGCCTAACGTTGAAAAAATAAAAAGCTTCGCTGAAGTCTCCGAATACGAGCAAACACTTTTAGAATCTTATATACGCCCTATTATTCTATTGAATAAAAGAGAGGATTTCAATTTATCAGAGGAAATAGCACCAGGCCTCCATAATATAGGAGTTATGCTACCTTACACGGGGTTACACTATCTACTCTTCGAAAAATATAAAGAACCGGCTATGATAATGACAAGCGCTAATCCTCAAGATGAGCCTATCGCAATCGACAATGAGACCGCTATTTCGAAGCTCAGTGGATATGTAGACTACTTTCTTTTACATAACAGGGTGATTGTTCAAAGAGCAGATGACTCCGTTGTCAGATTTCACGATGATACACCCCTCTTATTAAGACGCTCAAGAGGTTATGTTCCTCAGCCGATTAAACTACCATGGCTTAAAGAATATGCACCTGTCGTTTTAGGATGCGGGGGGGAGGAGAACGTTACTTTCTGTATTATAAAAGAAGGCGGAGCCTACTTATCTCAGTATATCGGTAAAACACAGAAATACGAGACCTTCAACTTTTATAAGAGTAGCGTATCTCATTTTAAAAAATTGTTGCACATTGATTTTCAAGCCTTAGCCTGCGATCTTCACATGGGATTTAATACAACTCTCTACGCTCAACGCCTATCTGAAGAATTGAATATACCGATTGTTAAAATACAACACCACAAAGCGCACCTAGCCGCGTTAATGGGCGAGAATGATTTAAAAAGAATACTCGGGGTTATCATAGACGGGTTCGGTTTAGGAGAGAATGGGGAAGCGTGGGGGGGTGAATTTTTAATTTTCGAAGGAGATGGGTTTAAAAGACTCGGGCATATTGAGGAATACCCGCTTCTAGGAGGGGACGCGGCTACAAGATACCCTTTAAGAATTGCTATGGGCCTATTGCATGACGAAGAAGGCTACGATAAGTGGATAAAAGAGCGGAGCGGAGCATTCCCCTACGGTTTAAAAGAGATTCAAATAATACATAAAATGTTAGAGTCGAATAAGCTAATTAAAACCACCTCGGCAGGTAGATTCTTAGACTGTATTTCAGCTATAATAGGTTTATGTTACTATAGAAGCTACGACGGTGAACCAGCGATAAAACTGGAGTCAGCAGGATATAAAGGCAAACCTGTTCTTGATCTACCTCCAATCTTAGAAGGAAACAAACTTAAAATAAGAGAGTTCGTGAAAGAGGTATTCAAAAACAGAGAGAAATATAGGAAATCTGATTTAGCTTATAGCGCTATGAACTATCTCGGAAAAGGACTAGCTGAGTTAGCTATAAGATTATGTCACAAACAAAATACTAAGTACATAGGTTTATCCGGCGGCGTCGCATACAATGAGATTATAACCAGTATTATTAAAAAAACTGTGGAAAAAGAAGGTTTCAACTTGATCACACACAAATTCACACCACCCGGAGATGGTGGTCTTTCATTCGGGCAAGCGGTAGCCTATCTACTTCTCAAAGAAAGGGGAGTTTTAAAAATTGATGTTAATAGTGGGTAA
- a CDS encoding ATP-grasp domain-containing protein, protein MLIVGKPGTFESEQIVKYLNKREVEFDFLSWCELTLPRDFRKYKIILVRTPPPLIYRDMPVLLLNFIEALERQSIKVIPSSESVRKCDKLTLYSQMKDHGIKTPPTILTSVENEIKKFIEENKVVVYKPLIGGGGRGILKIEEFDIKLLSEKLKNEGYVLIQKFVENQGYDIRTIVIGGEVVSQYARTNRGDFRYNIHLGGAAIPKKDFISNNSSAIRFFKESEIIALKVKKILGLDMCGVDTLPSIEGAVYFLEANPFFGFKGAVEKVGERIVDYLIQLEKNK, encoded by the coding sequence ATGTTAATAGTGGGTAAACCTGGTACCTTTGAAAGCGAGCAGATAGTGAAATATTTAAATAAGAGGGAAGTTGAGTTTGACTTCCTCTCTTGGTGTGAATTAACGCTACCAAGGGATTTTAGAAAATATAAGATTATACTTGTGAGAACTCCTCCTCCATTAATATATAGGGATATGCCTGTGCTCCTTTTAAATTTCATAGAAGCATTGGAGCGGCAGAGCATAAAAGTTATTCCATCATCTGAAAGTGTGCGAAAATGCGATAAGCTAACACTTTACTCCCAGATGAAAGATCACGGTATTAAAACGCCTCCTACCATATTAACATCCGTTGAAAATGAGATTAAAAAATTCATAGAAGAAAACAAAGTTGTGGTGTACAAGCCTCTTATAGGGGGAGGAGGGAGGGGAATTCTTAAAATAGAAGAATTTGATATTAAACTACTCAGTGAGAAGTTAAAAAATGAAGGTTACGTTCTAATTCAGAAATTCGTTGAAAACCAAGGATATGATATAAGAACCATTGTAATTGGTGGAGAAGTGGTTTCTCAGTATGCGCGTACAAATAGAGGCGACTTTAGATATAATATACATTTAGGCGGTGCAGCTATCCCTAAAAAAGATTTTATTTCAAATAATTCGAGCGCTATTCGCTTCTTCAAAGAGTCTGAAATAATTGCGTTAAAAGTTAAAAAAATACTTGGATTAGATATGTGCGGAGTTGACACACTGCCTAGCATTGAAGGGGCAGTATATTTTTTAGAGGCTAACCCGTTCTTCGGATTTAAAGGGGCTGTTGAAAAAGTAGGTGAAAGAATAGTTGACTATTTAATTCAGCTTGAAAAAAATAAATAA
- a CDS encoding threonine--tRNA ligase gives MPSRYLIINDKGEEFELDLKHIDDCPPVKKDPELRQYIVSEEIGGLCTEPPKHIQYLRQLELVDYEPASDVGHFRWYPKGAFLKSLIEEYAAWASTEWLNAIRIETPLMYRYDEPDIKEQADKFVEKDYRLKIGKRTLLLRFAGDFGLFKMMRDAQISYKQMPVRVFELSPSFRLEKRGECVGLRRLRAFTMPDLHCFCKDFNQGFEEYVNLTKFYHKLLTGLSISYVLVFRVVKKYFEEYKEFLKKLITSIGKTAFIDILPSMKHYWALKSEYQVIDSVGGNAQLSTVQLDVEDAERYGIRYADEDGGKKGCIILHSSMGSVERVIYALLETALKNKTDSKLPSLPVWLSPTQVRLIPVADRHISFAERVQKNLEENNIRADIDDRDKSIGKKILDAEKRDWTPYIVILGDKEVESGKLTVRNRLLSSEKKPHIVELSLEEFINTVKKETEGRIHKRIPLPVKLSARPSFT, from the coding sequence ATGCCAAGTCGATACTTAATTATTAACGATAAAGGTGAAGAATTTGAATTAGACTTAAAGCATATAGATGACTGCCCGCCTGTTAAAAAAGATCCTGAGCTTAGACAATATATAGTAAGCGAGGAAATAGGGGGTTTATGCACTGAGCCGCCTAAACACATTCAATATCTTCGGCAACTAGAATTAGTCGACTACGAGCCTGCTAGCGACGTAGGCCATTTCAGGTGGTATCCTAAAGGGGCTTTTCTAAAATCGCTTATAGAAGAATACGCTGCATGGGCTTCCACAGAATGGCTTAACGCGATTAGAATTGAAACACCTTTAATGTACCGTTATGATGAACCTGATATAAAAGAGCAGGCGGATAAATTCGTTGAAAAAGACTACAGGTTGAAAATAGGTAAGCGAACGCTGTTATTAAGATTCGCTGGAGATTTCGGATTATTTAAAATGATGAGAGACGCTCAAATCAGTTACAAGCAGATGCCGGTTAGAGTGTTCGAGTTATCACCTTCTTTTAGACTGGAGAAGAGAGGTGAATGCGTGGGTTTAAGAAGACTCAGAGCGTTTACCATGCCTGATTTGCACTGCTTCTGTAAAGATTTTAATCAAGGATTTGAAGAGTACGTTAATTTAACTAAATTCTATCATAAACTACTTACAGGTTTAAGCATCAGCTACGTGCTAGTTTTCCGGGTTGTTAAAAAATATTTTGAAGAATATAAAGAGTTTCTTAAAAAGCTTATCACTTCTATCGGTAAAACTGCTTTCATTGATATACTACCTTCCATGAAACATTACTGGGCGCTTAAATCAGAGTATCAAGTTATTGACAGTGTGGGAGGTAACGCACAGTTATCAACCGTTCAACTAGACGTAGAGGATGCTGAAAGATACGGGATAAGATACGCTGACGAAGACGGTGGCAAGAAAGGGTGCATCATACTCCACAGCTCGATGGGAAGCGTTGAACGAGTTATATACGCTCTTTTAGAAACAGCCCTTAAAAATAAAACAGACTCTAAACTTCCAAGTCTACCTGTATGGCTATCACCCACGCAGGTTAGATTAATACCTGTAGCGGATCGGCATATAAGCTTCGCTGAAAGAGTGCAGAAGAATTTAGAAGAAAACAATATTAGAGCGGACATAGATGACCGTGATAAAAGTATAGGTAAAAAAATACTAGATGCTGAAAAAAGAGACTGGACCCCATACATAGTTATACTCGGTGATAAAGAAGTTGAAAGCGGAAAGTTAACTGTGAGAAACAGACTCCTATCATCTGAAAAAAAACCTCACATAGTAGAATTATCTTTAGAAGAGTTCATTAATACAGTTAAGAAGGAGACAGAAGGGAGAATACATAAAAGAATACCCCTCCCAGTAAAGTTATCAGCCCGTCCATCCTTCACGTAA
- a CDS encoding zinc-ribbon domain-containing protein, whose protein sequence is MVKILNKLALIAAALGIIPIGLPFITINFTRISTGESTIVSVYPWGLVGGSEAVFLPVINLILFMLPVIVAPLLAIYGSTKLVGGRTLIGLAGFISAFGVFQWFIQLGAFIGTGSDIASDLSWIGGLNLGFYISIAATVTFFLSILAHPKPSAVTPDLELLQPYQLEEKAEGGSSQTGGYKFCPYCGEKIPSEAVFCPKCGSPTNISEAKSSNLSKEYDVKIEGGEEPSENI, encoded by the coding sequence ATGGTTAAAATATTGAATAAATTAGCTTTAATAGCGGCAGCTTTAGGGATTATTCCAATAGGACTGCCTTTTATTACAATAAATTTCACAAGGATAAGTACCGGCGAATCAACTATAGTATCAGTTTATCCTTGGGGTCTAGTAGGTGGAAGCGAAGCTGTGTTTCTTCCCGTAATAAACCTCATATTATTTATGTTACCTGTAATAGTTGCACCTCTCTTAGCGATTTACGGATCAACTAAACTAGTGGGCGGTCGAACTCTAATAGGGTTAGCAGGCTTCATCTCAGCTTTCGGTGTCTTCCAGTGGTTTATTCAACTAGGAGCGTTTATAGGAACTGGAAGCGACATCGCATCTGATTTATCATGGATTGGTGGGTTGAACCTCGGATTTTACATCTCCATAGCCGCTACAGTAACTTTCTTCTTATCGATTTTAGCGCACCCGAAACCGAGCGCGGTTACACCAGACTTGGAACTTCTTCAACCGTATCAGCTTGAAGAGAAAGCTGAAGGGGGTTCCTCCCAAACTGGGGGTTACAAGTTCTGCCCGTATTGCGGTGAAAAAATACCTTCTGAAGCTGTTTTTTGCCCTAAATGCGGTTCGCCGACTAATATCAGTGAGGCGAAGTCGTCTAATTTAAGCAAAGAATATGACGTTAAAATAGAAGGCGGTGAAGAGCCTTCAGAGAATATTTAG